A window from Mycobacterium saskatchewanense encodes these proteins:
- a CDS encoding thiolase C-terminal domain-containing protein encodes MPYTRDAQKEENVGWNKVAVVGAGMTEFGELFDAGLEQLCAEAFYAAVESVDNGVDLDLVDAAYFGNVMGSLQGNEIPSGATLASAIGLPGIAATRIENGCPTGSDAFRQACLAVAAGVADVVAVVGGEKLRERPTKSSLLESGRMGHPFLSFGGTATTLFAPQVLRHMHEYGTTSEQMAMVAEKNWSHASLNPKAQRHGAVSVTEVLNSPMVCDPFHVLDCCPQSDGAAAVIVCAADRAHEFTDTPIYVAGFGLATDPLYMHEKRLFTGWECTRLAARRAYTMAGIEADQLDLAEVHDCFTGVELLNYEDLGLCAEGMAGKAVEVGDTRIGGRIPVNPSGGLIAKGHPIGATGVAQLVELYEQLREEAGARQVNLQHGYGLQHNVGGYSVGISVVTILGRAYG; translated from the coding sequence TTGCCCTACACACGCGACGCGCAGAAGGAAGAGAACGTGGGTTGGAACAAGGTCGCCGTGGTCGGCGCGGGCATGACGGAGTTTGGCGAGCTGTTCGATGCCGGACTTGAGCAGCTGTGTGCCGAGGCGTTCTATGCCGCAGTGGAGTCGGTGGACAACGGCGTGGACCTCGATCTGGTCGACGCCGCCTACTTCGGCAATGTCATGGGATCGTTGCAGGGCAACGAGATCCCCTCCGGAGCTACACTTGCCAGCGCCATTGGGCTGCCGGGAATCGCAGCCACGCGCATCGAAAACGGTTGTCCCACGGGTAGTGATGCGTTCAGGCAGGCGTGCCTGGCGGTCGCTGCCGGAGTTGCAGACGTCGTAGCGGTCGTCGGAGGAGAGAAGTTACGCGAGCGCCCCACCAAGAGCAGTTTGCTCGAGTCGGGCCGAATGGGTCATCCATTCCTGTCGTTCGGCGGTACGGCGACCACCCTGTTCGCCCCCCAGGTTCTGCGCCACATGCACGAGTACGGAACGACCTCCGAACAGATGGCGATGGTCGCCGAAAAAAATTGGTCACACGCCAGCTTGAATCCCAAGGCGCAACGCCATGGCGCCGTTTCCGTCACCGAGGTCCTGAACAGTCCCATGGTGTGCGATCCGTTTCATGTGCTCGACTGCTGCCCGCAATCTGACGGGGCGGCCGCGGTCATCGTCTGCGCCGCTGATCGAGCCCACGAATTCACCGACACCCCGATCTACGTGGCTGGTTTCGGCCTCGCTACGGACCCTCTCTACATGCACGAGAAGCGCCTCTTCACCGGCTGGGAATGCACACGTCTCGCCGCGCGACGCGCCTACACCATGGCCGGTATCGAGGCGGACCAGCTCGACTTGGCCGAGGTGCACGATTGTTTCACGGGAGTGGAACTACTCAACTACGAAGACCTTGGTTTGTGCGCCGAAGGAATGGCAGGCAAGGCGGTCGAAGTCGGCGATACCCGCATCGGCGGACGCATTCCCGTCAACCCGAGCGGTGGCCTCATCGCCAAGGGGCACCCGATCGGGGCGACCGGTGTAGCCCAACTCGTCGAGCTTTACGAACAGTTGCGCGAAGAGGCGGGTGCCCGGCAGGTTAACCTGCAGCACGGCTACGGATTACAACATAACGTCGGCGGCTACAGCGTGGGTATTTCGGTGGTCACGATCCTCGGCCGGGCCTACGGCTGA